In Triplophysa dalaica isolate WHDGS20190420 chromosome 19, ASM1584641v1, whole genome shotgun sequence, the sequence AAACCTACTATTTTTTTTTCGATGGAAGTTATGTAATTGATAGTTACAACCGTATCGCCTGATTAGATGAGTCATAGTTAGTGAtagttatagttcacccaaaaaatgaaaattattttatcatttacataAATACCCGTATGAATTCCTTTGTTGAGATGAACACCGAGAAGGATatatggaagaatgttagcaattttaaTTCCGTGACATCATTGACGGCCATATTAGGACAAATTAAAAGGTTATCAATGGTACCCccgaactgtttgttttcctaaattcttcaaacgaaaaaagattaaaaaattttttttaccactgtggtagtggatgatgtcacagaactgaaaatggctaacgttcttacaaatatctgaacaaagaaatgtatataggtttgaaacaacctgagggtgagtaaatgatgacagaatttttgagtgaaccagCCCTTTAAAGCCATTGTAAAATACATCTGAACACCTGTGAGCTGAATTCTATAGCAACAAGCAAAGTTGCGATGTTGCTTAACAACGACAGATGACGTGAACTCTCTTTTGCGCTGTGTCTAACCAAACAGAATGGTCCTCTTGAACTATTAGCTATAAAATCAAGCCCACCACTTCATTGGAAGAAATTTAGTCTATTTTCAGTCATTTTGCTTTTTCAGTGGCAGGATGctttttttatagaaacttGTTTTGACTCTTACAGGAAGTTCTTCCTCGACTCATTTCTCCACCCCCCGTCAGCCTGTTGTCCCTCCTCTGGCCCTGTCCTCTTTCTCAGGGACTCAGCCGCCCTGTCGCAGCCCCACTGGGACCCGTCGGCAGGTAAGACTCCATTAAGAGATCGCCGGTCACCTGGTCATCTGTTTCTCAATGTGAGATTAACCACAAAGTAACATTTTGTTTAAGGATGTTTCCAAACAATGTAAGATTTATGATTGTGTTAAGTGGTGTATTGTGGTTATAAGTGGAAACGCTGACCTCAAGACAGTTCTGTATAAGATGAACCCACTAAATCAACGTTCTTCATAAACACTAATCCGGCTTGGAACATTTACACAACAGCACCAGTGAAGCAACCAGAGCGTGCTTCCCTCCACCCACTTGTTGTTTGTCAGCTGTTGTCTGTAAATCGCCCATCCTTGAACCCCTCCCTTCTCCACACCAGCACCCCCCTTCTCTCCCCATGAATCCCGTCGTTGTTCTCCAGGCCGGCAGAGGAGCCGAGACGAAGAAGGGGAGAGGTGTTGAGTCATTCCGGTGGGTGTGCAAGGttctaaaaagagaaaaacatgccATCTCTTAGCTGACGCAGAAACGGTTCCCCCGGCAACGGGAATGACGCCGGAGCGTTTTTCTTGGCTTGTTACCTCCCACAGTCAGGACCTTTATTCAGCGGAACGCACCCCAGGCTGAAAACAAGCAGTCTgccgtgtgtttgtgttctagCGAGGTGCATATTTGTGTGGATTTGGTCACATGTTTATATTAGGGATGTCTTGGTTAAGATTTCTCacgctttgtgtttgttttgtggtcAGGTTGCcatcattttgtaaatactCTACATTCCTGTTCGAAGTTACATTCATGACAATtccaaataaacaatatttttataaaattaattggGTGATAGCAATGTGaaattttgtaatattataattataataaaaatatcccCTTATATAAGCATGCCGTATCAACAATAAGAGACGAtcaacaataattgaaatattatGTAACAgtttagttaaaaataaacagagctGGAAAAAGACAAGTTCATGTGTTGAGGAAATATTTTGGGTAAATCTGTTAGACATGGTTCAGAGGTTTTTATCCGAACCGTTCCTCCATGAATAATTCTTacattttctcaaaacaatGTGTTTCCTCTCCCTCGGTATAGGTCAACCCCCGACAAAGATAATGCGTCATACAGTCATGTGTACCGACAAGtcatatatttattacataatgATTATTTTAGCATTCCACTTTCCTCTGCTTATCCTCTGTGTATACGAGCTATAACCCGCATGCATGTTTATGggaaaagcaaacaaatatgGATTGAATTTTAGATAACTGGGATAAGGAGAAAGTGTATGTGTTTACCCATGTCTCACAAAATAGTTCATTAAATGGAAATTTGATAATCGCCTGCGTCTGTATTAATAGTCAAGGgactgtgttgtttgtgtttatttttagaaCTCCAGCTGTGAATTTAATGCTGCATATGGCACAAAAGATTCCCTCTGGAGTCCCTCCTCCCAGTGTGGCATGGCCACGCCTCCTTCCTCCCGTGGGATGTCACCAAACCCGGAACTCTCCCAGAGTGCCTCTCACCTACCCAGCCGCCTCTACAGCACACCTGGTGACTATACGGTCTTGTAGTTTAGTACACTTTGTTCACAGTTGAAGTTGCATTTGTGCTCTTGGTTTCTCCACTTTCTTTGACAacaaacatgcaaatgtttacatttatacatgtcaTTAAAAGTCATGCATATAGACGGCTAATGCTAACTTTTTGCATACTAACTTTCAATCAGTATATTCAACAACAAGTAGACTCCGTGTCAATATTTTCTCAAACAGTTTTTGTGGCTAACATCTCATTCCTCCCTGCAGCCGGAGGTAAAGGTACCCCGTCCTCCAGCACGCCCGCAGCCGCTTCGCCTCCCCCCAGCCTCTCTGATGAGTTTCCCCCCATGATGCCCCAACGCAGCACCGCCAGCCCGCCATGCAAGGTTCCCTTTAAGCCATTTTACTTCACAGATTGGAGTTTGGAGATCATTGCAATCTTGACTGTGTTTTGATTGTTGTGCTCACTTAAGGATGGAAGACCTTTTGACCACACCAAACCCGCCCTGGTAAGGCAGGAGCCAATCCGAGAGCCTGAGGTGACCAGTTATAGAGGTGATTTAATTCGGCCCGGTTGATTTGATGATGGACTGGTTTACAGATGAAATGGGAATTGATAGGGGGTGTTATAAACCCTGAATCTTTTGTGTTGTCTAACTCAGATGGTAGAAGTGAGAACATGTCCATGACACTGAAAGAACTCTCCGTCTACATGAAGGAACAGGAGCAAATGAGAATCGAGAAAGAAAGGGAGGATGGTAAGATCAAGAGCATCTCTTAAAAGCTCAGCAGTTGCTTTGACAAAAGATAAAGTCAAGTTTATGCGCAGAACATGACCAAAGCCTACTCAAGATTGCTTGCTTTTGTTAGTGTTGGTAAAACATTGTGTGTGCTAAAGACGAATGCTTACTGAAGATAAACGaagattttgtgttatttcttcAGCTGCCATCACAGAAGAGCTTCAGAAGTTGACTGAAGAGAAACGTGATGTAGCTGCTCTTCGTGGTTTTGACTCGCCCTTCTTCAGCACCACAGAGACTCTGACCGGAGCCCAGGAGAAACCTCTACACTACTCAGTCCTAGGCGGCTCGATCAGAGACCCTCAGAACGCCATCTACACCCCTGATAAATCCGAGACCGGAGGCAGGAGCAGGGTCAGCGGAGGTACATCCCAGGAGCATCAATGGTCCTTCCAACCAGTATTCACGCCCATCGATCATCCAACCCACAGTCATCTCCATCGGAGCCCCTCTGCATTGGAGGACGAAGCTCTCAAATTCGGCTTGTGCTCCCCGAGCCCGTGCAAACCTCCGCCGCTGCCGTACGAGGCGCTGTTTGACATGGCCTTGCCCCGGACGGCCTCCCTGTTCATAGGGAGGAAGACTTCGGAGATTGTGCAGCGAGTATCTATAGAAAGGTGCCAGAGAAATGATTTGGGCAAGCACGGCGAAGAGGAGGGTGTGGAGGGAGTTGTATCGGCTTCACCTCTGGAGGTGCTGGACCGCCTCGTGCAGCAGGGTGCTGATGCACACGATAATATGCTGAAGAGGTGAGTTTTTTTCTTGGATGCCTTGAACatgaatgtttataaccaaaagGTTATAGGAGATAATCTAAAAATCTAGTTTCCAAAGTTAAAGACGTTTAATTTGCAAGAAACGCTTGCAGATTTGCTCTTAAACAACTGGCTGCATTGTCCTGTCTCACATCCACCGCAACTCAAATCAGTCAGCATGATAACAGCAGAGCCAGTGTTACAGGAATACAATCAGagctctctctgtctcgctctctctctctctaccctACAGCATGAGCAGGCCTTATGAGAAGACGACACATAATTGAGTTGGGTTACTGCGCTCAGACTCAGTTAGGTGGGCTTTGGCTCAGGTCACAGAGGATTCTGTCCCTGTGCAAGAACAGCAGTGCGGCCAAAATTATTGTCACCTAGTCACTGACCTTGTTGATGGCCTGTGTTTTTTCCCTTTCTCTAACATTTTGCTCATAGTTTACCCCTGCCAAGCAAGTCAGCTGACTGGACGCACTTCGGAGGTAAACAACATTGTGCAAACACACAATTGCTGCTTTTGAAAAAGGAGGGGCTggttttttttcaagttttgtttttactcAAAATGTACACCTGATGAATATGAATAATGCTTTTGACAATTATATTggttctttctttcattctttctgcACAGGTTCTGCTCCTATGGATGAGCTGCACACACTGCGCAGTCAACTGCTACTCCTGCACAACCAGCTGCTGTACGAGCGCTACAAGAGAGAGCAGCACGCCTTGCGCAACCGCCGTCTGCTTCGCCGCATCATCAACGCCACCGCGCTCGAGGAGCAGAACAACGCTATGGTAATTGTCTCTCAGAATTACCTGTCAATCAACACACAGTTTTGTAAGCATTTAAGCCACTATTTAACAAGTAAtactgaagaaatgaaacaataacaagTTTTTGCCTTTAACAGTAGTTTAACCAGCATTCGTCATCTAcaataaaaggatagtttaactttaaaataaaaatgctattAACAACCCTTATGTAAGGTAAACAACTTCATGACTCctctttctgtggaacacagaacagattttgtgtccatacaatggaagtcaatgtgggtcCGTGCTttttggctaccaacattctccaaaatatcttatcTTGTGTTGTGTAGGAGAAAAAAGGTCATACTGGTTTGTAATggcatgagggtaagtaaataatggaAAGAATTatgggttgaactatcccttgccATTAataggggtcatatggcacgaatacatatttttctgtgtcttcgGTGTGTCtttccatgcatgtattagacacataaaattgcaaaagaagcattctatctaaaagcgaatgctcacccagacctgcttgaaacgccacgtgtaaccacaccccctcaAATCTAgcgtcagttcatggtatgatctGACTAAGActacccaaatgtatacgcaagtaaggtgggcgtacctgtcagtaaaattgctttggaaatAGTAAGAGGCATTACTTTCCATCAAACGCTTGCactattcaaccaatcactacgcactggttaactggccaatcatagcacacctcgtgTTTcgtctgcgcgtttcagagaggcggggcaaagaggagaaacaaagatgcacggtatgtgaaaaTACAGGGTTTTTAAACCTTCAATCgtttatacacattgcattacatctaaacaaacgataatattcgttttagccgtgtcatatatGACCCTTTAATCTGGCCCATTTTGCCAGATGTTCACCTGTGTTGACCACTAGAGGTCAACATAGAACGGTATCCCCTATGAGGTTTAGTTAGAGTTGATTGTTTCTGAAACATCTGTCTCTACAGAAGGACCAGCTAAACCTGCAGAGTGTGGATATCATCTCTCTTAGAGAGAGCTTGCAGGTGGAGCAGCAGAGATATAGACAGCTTTGGGATGACAGAGAGACCGTAGTGACTCGCCTCCACAGTCAGATACGCCAACTGCAGCAGGCCAGAGACGATTATTACACCAAAAACCAGGAGTTACAGGTGCTTTACACAACCGTCTGTCCTATTGAGTCGCACATTGATACGGAGTCATTTCTTTAACAatcagaaaatatatatttatattttaagaatattattTAACCAAGTTATCCTATGTTTAGAATGgtgtatttcattttaacatgcATCTCTGATCGTCCAATCAGAGTAAGCTACAAGAATGTCATAAGAGAATAGGCGAGATGGAGGCGGAGCTTCAGAGGGCAAACAACAAGGTGTGCCACACAGGGCACCTGCTGAACCAACTCACTGCCAAGGTAAAGTTCATTTACCAGCATGTTTATGTTCagtgtgtttaaattaaaacttaaatGTCGATTACAAAGCATGATGATGATCATTTCTCCTTTGTTTTAGCTGTCGTCAAGTGAAAGCGTTCAGCAGCAGCTGAGTTTTCTAAACAAGCAGTTGTTGCTGTTGGGAGAAGCTCATAAACTGTGTGTCCAGGAACTGCAGCAGGCTGGACCAGACACCAGCAAGGTGCACATCACATCAGGAGAACAAGTAGCCCAGCATCTCCTTTAATCTTGAGGAACTGCAACACTCATCTTCCCTCTCTTCCTCTGTCTTTTGCAGGAGGTACAGATGCTCCAGTCATCCTGGGGAAAGGAAACGGAACATCTGAAGCAGAATCTGTTATTTCAGACCCAAAAGCTAGATGCTGGTCAGCAGAGAGTAGCCGAGCTAGAGACGCTGCTCTCCAAGAAAGAGCACCTGATTGCGGAGCAAAAGAAGTTTCTAGAAGATGTCAAGGTTCAGGCCAGGTATGAGAGCTTGTCTCAAAGATAGTGTTGTTCAACCCCAAGAGACAAAATTAAGCTCTGATTGTGGGAACTTGTGTGTGGGTGGGGTCCTGGTAAACCCTACATACTAACTAGCCTTTATttggaaatataaaaatgcagaaagtttTCTGTGATGATTTTGTTTAGGGGTATAGTGAGGGTTAGgaaattattttcaaaatcaTTACGTctatgtgtgcgtgcgtgcatgctGTGAATGTATTTGTCTCTGTGAGTTTGGTTGCGACCTATCTGgcacacaaacatgtttacatttggtTAATTCTTGTAAACCctcaaactttgtttttaaaagaatggTCAccagaaaatgacattttgttgtttgatcaCACTTATGGGCAATTCCGtcaaaatgtcaaccttaccacgaaaatttttcatttttacaatggtaacagcacagattttagcATTTGGTGGTTCAATACCCaagtgagatctctcttcaaatttttaaagcatttgttttatttttgtgccattttcaggattgccacgtccataacgctacatatttctcataaatggacacatgaaaatgaatataaagtaactatttctTGTTCTacaaagaggcatcccttctccctTCATTGGGTATTATAGCTTCAGggttgtgcattttattttacagaaatcctacaaagtttatcgtctcccaaaaaccgtgtcctttttttgtcacatccataacaagTTTATTTGCaagtttatttcccttttttaaatagatttttgacTGACAGTTTTgacaacaagggttcagtaaaatataaacagattggtcaatataatcgtaacaaattcattctctgagcatttttatgtaacatccataacgcaaaatgtcacgtccataacgctggaattgcccttgtgttgtttcaaatgttttatggtATTTTGTTATCTTGTTTGAGTAAAAAGGGTTTATATGGATCTTTCTataatatgtcattttataaataaccgTGGGCTTTCAAGCTCCACAAACACTATAAAGCAATTAAAGAAcctgttcctttaaatctgCCTTTTGCATTGTAAATGTAGAGGGGAGCTGCACGCTTCTGAGAGCAAGTACCATACCCAGCGCCGGATAGCACTGGCCCTCCAGGCTGAACTTTTACAGCTGTACAGCAGACTGGAAACTGAAGACTCTTCTACCAGTGCTTCAGCCTCACCAGCAGAGGGTGCAGCGGAGGCACGCAGTTCTACAGAGACCAGGTATGACCAAACACCACTGTTTTgcaaaaataagtttaaacgcttaatatttatttaaaagtgccTAGTATTGTCAGGTTTTTCTTTATTGTGCATTTTGTGGCAAACAAATTTTTGTTGCACAGTTGTTACTGTACTATTTCGTTCTGACTGTTTCTGGCTTCTCAGTGTCATACTGGTGGACAGGCCAGTGAAAACAGCCACCAAAGAGGAAGGCAAACCTCCTCAGTCTCCACGCGGCAATGGCAGCACTCTATCATCAGGGCACTTCAAAGCCAGTCCCTCCACCGCCTACTCTGTAAATGGGAACCGTGACACTCCTCCACCCGTACTAGTGGAACCACCCCCCCACCGTCCCCATTCCCCGGTAGGCCCCCCAGGACCCCTGGTCTCTGCCGGGGCCCCGCTCACTGTGGGCTCCTACCCCAACGCCAAGAGCTTTTTGGGCATGCGGGCAAGAGAGCTCTTCCGCAACAAAAGCGAGAGCCAATGTGATGAAGACGAACCTCCTCCTCCCCGTCTCACTGGCCTGTCACAGGGCCTGAAGACTGAGCTTTGTGTGGAACCGACAGCGAAGAGCACACCTGGCGCTCCGGGGTCCAGCTCTGCACAGAGCATGACCCTCGTCACGTCTGCTAAAGAAACCAACCCTGGTTCTCAGAGAGCAGATAACCGAGACATGTTCGGATCGAGGTGCCCAGAGCGACCAAGACAGCAGCCTCTAAGAATCATGGACTATTATGAAAGACACCAGGAGCACAGCTGAAGTAAGAGGAGATATGGAGAAAGTCGAAGTTGGATGGAGAGAATTGCAAATTTAGAtacatttagaaagtgtaaggcAGACTCTTTCAATTTTCAGTGTTATCTGTCCAATTTCCTCAAGACGACAACAGGATTTGCAATGAGGGATTAAGTTAAACCCTCACCAAAACTGGAAAGCTTGGACTAAAATGTTATGAATGCAGTTTTAAAGTTAGTCACGCATTAATCCCAGTATATTTTACAGCATAAACATAACTgctacattttgtttttgcttaTTCATATATGTGTTTATGGAAATATTAGaagaaatattatttgattGAGTTTATAGTGATGGTACAGTACTCACACGCTCACAGCTCAACCGCacagagtgtgagtgtgtgctcGGATGTCTAGAGGAGGATCCAGTCGTCTTGTGCCAAGCAGTcagtgttcattttttaaaccatcAGGTTCTAACAGACATGTCAGGATCCTTTTCATGTGCTgatatcatgtttatttttacaatcttactgtgtgtatgtatgatgtctgtgtgcgtgtgcatgttgTAGAATATCCCGGAGTCAGGACCAAGACTTATCCTGGGTTAAATTGCACTGTCAGTTGTTCATCGTGAAAAATCCCTTTTAGTCTCGGATTAGACTTGATCTCGGTCTAAAAGGTATATTCAAAATGTTACAGCCAAAACAAAAGAGGACCCATTTGTGTTTAGAGAGGttttttatatgaatagaatttttaaattgtatttatttttgttgtcctaTCTTCCCCTTATGTTATACATTgcttttaaatttgattttggAGAAAGTATTGCAAGTTACTCACTTACTGCTTTTAAAAAGCCTGTTTACTGATTTACATGTCGCCATTTAACAGGAAGTTCTTTGTGCTACGAGATATCTTAAGAAGTATCATTAAAATTTAGATATCGGCCATTATTAAGCCTCAACCTACTAGTAACGTTTATCACATAACGGTGAAGCCAAATTGCACTTAtgatcttaaaggaacagttcatccaaaataaaaattctgtcatttaattgCCATCGAGTTGTTTAAAATCAGTATAAATTTCTTTCCTACGATGAACAGAGAAATATatatggaagaatgcttttaaccaaacagttctttgccaccgttgactaccatagtaagaaaatgaaaatggcagtcaaaagtgccccagaactgttgctttcctacattcttcaaaatatcttcttttgtgtttaacaacgAAAATTATTAAGCaatattcctactatggttgtcagtgatgcccaagaactgtttggttaagagcattcttctaaatgtctttctctgtgttcatcagaacaaagacatttatacagatttagaacagtAAATGTAGagagaatttgcatttttgggtgaactgttcctttaaattataGGGTCCGTTATCGTCATTAATACTTTGAAAATCGAATAGTTAGACATACAATAAAACTAGAAGAGAACTTGTTCAGACAGCTTTAGTGCAGTTCTTCATTGTGCTGGCAGAATTATAGTCTCTTATCAGCTTTGGTGACACCTGTATTCTACCCTCTAAAATCAATGCACTGCATTAATTTCAATATTATTACTAATTTTGCTTTCTGAGTGCCAAatttttaagacattgttaTGTAGAGTTGAGCTGTATTGGCTTTGTCGTATTACTCTGCATATCTATTCCTATAACTACATATCAGTTAGAGTGATAAATGCAAGATTCAAGTTTTTTATCATTTGCCTTTTATTGGGAAGGTTGAGATTTTGCTCAGATGGAAGTTTTTAACAGCAGGTAAAGTTCACGctaatttataaagaaaaaagttcCCAAATCCTTTTGTCCCCTTGATATCTATGCTGTTCCTTCTGCCTGGCTATCTAGAGCATGTACAACAATCCTCTTTTAAGGCCAACAACAGGAACTATGACTTAACAAAACACAAGGTACAATCAGTATGAAAGGAACGTATAAATCGGAGCTCCTTCGAAGCAGATGAAAGTTCTGGGTCTGTTTGGGCAGGGAGGCCAGGTCGGTTCTGATGAGGTTCTTAAAGCAGTTGCCTGTGTTAACTgtgaatgacaaaaataaaatcatcttcaATGTTTTGCACTACAGATTTTGGCTCGTCTTGATTTCTTTCTCCTTGATTAAAGTTTCTTTGATGTGTGGAATGGAACGAAACATAATTTGAGGCCTACACGCAATGCTGGCCTGAAAAACTTCACTTCTTTGGCCGGTGCCTATGAGTTGTAGCTAATTTAGGTGAGTAATGTCAAGTCCAAATGTTtgcataaattacatttttaaagctatTAAACACCaaactatataaaatatattgcttTAGACATTGGATGCATTATACAAGCATTCTCccacatatctttctctgtgttcatcagaacaaattattttatactgAGTTGGAACAACtcaatggtgagtaaatgaagacagaatttgtatttttgagagAACGGTCCCATTAACTAACtatcttttacattttacagtcCTTTTCTAATAGACTGTTAGAATGCCTGGaagtgtaataaaaaacattctccCCTCTAACAGAGGACATATTTATACTAAATATTAATTTAGCCTAGAAAGCATTAATAACGAAGCAGTCTccaataaatgacaaaatatttcaaattctgCCATTAAACTGCCACGTTGTCCAGCGGCCGGTAGAGGGCACTGTTGCTCTTATTCTTGACCTGAAGATGGCATAAATCAACAAGTGCAAGCACTCCATTGACTTTCTGAGCGTCATGGTTCAAATCAGTGCACACTTTGTTCATTTGAGGTCAAACTCTACATTAAATGCAAGTTCTTACCTTCCCCTGTGAAAACTTTCACAGTTCTGTAACATTCAGTATACGTACAAGTTGAAGTTTTTATTCACATTGTTAGGCCTCACGTTACCTGTAATATTCTACTATTATCATAGCGTCCGGTCTCTAAAGACAGTCGTCCAAGTGTTACATTGCCGCAGTTGACCAAATACttgatattttatgtaaaaataatgtttttaacgCAATTATTCCCTCTCACGCGCTTGTGTAAATTCAGCCGCGCCGAGAAACACGACTGCAGCCGCCGCAACTGAGAAAGTAAGATTAGTTTATCAAACGTGTGCATATGTAGGACTATTTCACGACCGAGTCCAAAAAAGCGCATGTTTAATTTAGCAGTACTCTAAGGGGTCAGGAAAACTGATGCAGAATAATTGGACGCAGAGGGAATCCGCACCAATTTGTGATTTCAGA encodes:
- the tsc1b gene encoding TSC complex subunit 1b, encoding MSREQLNVGDLLPLLETSDLRQLDEIKGLINDHLNTDRGSVLLNGLVDYFLETYSTQAVHILSSVREPHDKHLFDKMNECMSKAQCRLPTLTLLGHVVRKQPSWIHKIARYPLLLSLLKCLKTDTDVVVLITGVLVLITLLPMIPQAGKQHLYEFFDVFGRLASWNLRSPGHIPEVYLIHLHASVYALFHRLYGMYPCNFVSYLQSHYCMKENMDTFEEVLKPMLEHVRIHPELVTGTMDHELDPSRWKRFEIHDIVIECAKVSLDPKEASCEEGYTTMPEHFCAHLQQRPADCTASPYTDFHSSYGSSSSTHFSTPRQPVVPPLALSSFSGTQPPCRSPTGTRRQNSSCEFNAAYGTKDSLWSPSSQCGMATPPSSRGMSPNPELSQSASHLPSRLYSTPAGGKGTPSSSTPAAASPPPSLSDEFPPMMPQRSTASPPCKDGRPFDHTKPALVRQEPIREPEVTSYRDGRSENMSMTLKELSVYMKEQEQMRIEKEREDAAITEELQKLTEEKRDVAALRGFDSPFFSTTETLTGAQEKPLHYSVLGGSIRDPQNAIYTPDKSETGGRSRVSGGTSQEHQWSFQPVFTPIDHPTHSHLHRSPSALEDEALKFGLCSPSPCKPPPLPYEALFDMALPRTASLFIGRKTSEIVQRVSIERCQRNDLGKHGEEEGVEGVVSASPLEVLDRLVQQGADAHDNMLKSLPLPSKSADWTHFGGSAPMDELHTLRSQLLLLHNQLLYERYKREQHALRNRRLLRRIINATALEEQNNAMKDQLNLQSVDIISLRESLQVEQQRYRQLWDDRETVVTRLHSQIRQLQQARDDYYTKNQELQSKLQECHKRIGEMEAELQRANNKVCHTGHLLNQLTAKLSSSESVQQQLSFLNKQLLLLGEAHKLCVQELQQAGPDTSKEVQMLQSSWGKETEHLKQNLLFQTQKLDAGQQRVAELETLLSKKEHLIAEQKKFLEDVKVQARGELHASESKYHTQRRIALALQAELLQLYSRLETEDSSTSASASPAEGAAEARSSTETSVILVDRPVKTATKEEGKPPQSPRGNGSTLSSGHFKASPSTAYSVNGNRDTPPPVLVEPPPHRPHSPVGPPGPLVSAGAPLTVGSYPNAKSFLGMRARELFRNKSESQCDEDEPPPPRLTGLSQGLKTELCVEPTAKSTPGAPGSSSAQSMTLVTSAKETNPGSQRADNRDMFGSRCPERPRQQPLRIMDYYERHQEHS